The Salegentibacter mishustinae genome includes a window with the following:
- a CDS encoding GH92 family glycosyl hydrolase produces the protein MFKRYPTLLLVLLLTLAACEEQVEKDIDSQKSADSLTSYVDTFIGTGGHGHTYPGVSRPFGMVQVSPDNGTSGWDWCSGYHYSDSLVAGFSHLHLSGTGIGDLADILFMPVNKKIDLTKKVEARKDIPYLSKYSHIDESASPGYYQLYLEDFNINVELSSTNRTAYHKYTFGQGEEKSVVIDLGFAINWDEPTETSIKLEDENTITGYRHSTGWANNQKVFFVAKFSKPIVKSELFSGGEAVSTSEVSNKKTSAQLYFDKESKQLQVAVSLSSVSLANAKQNLDSDANFNFDEIKKESSKTWEMALSDIVVESPTDSLKTIFYSALYHTKLAPVTFSDKNGEFRLQNDSIAKTDGTAYSTLSLWDTFRAQNPLLTITNPGITSDIINSMLAYYDESGSLPVWTLYGNETNTMTGYHSVPVIVEAYFKGIEGFDVEKAYEALKTTMMQDQRSLKELKEYGYIPYNLGNESVTKTLEYAYNDWCVAQMAKALGKEEDYDYFSERAKAYKELFDPETGFMRGKSSEGKWNTPFDPKHSQHRVNTDYTEGNAWQHSWFVLHEPQGLIELHGGAEPFTKKLEQLFNESSEITGDHTSADISGLIGQYAHGNEPSHHIAYLFNKAGQPWRTQYWVREILKTQYSTKPDGLSGNEDAGQMSAWYVFSSMGLYPFNPASAEYEIGSPIFETSTINLENGKSFKIVAKNVSEENIYIQSATLNGKNFNRTTISHKELLAGGELVFEMGSAPNKNWGVNVNEN, from the coding sequence ATGTTTAAAAGATACCCCACCCTCTTACTTGTTTTATTGTTAACATTAGCTGCTTGTGAAGAACAAGTGGAAAAGGATATTGATTCGCAAAAATCAGCTGATAGTTTAACATCTTATGTAGACACTTTTATTGGAACAGGTGGTCACGGGCATACCTATCCCGGGGTGAGCCGACCATTTGGAATGGTACAGGTAAGTCCAGATAACGGTACTAGTGGTTGGGACTGGTGTTCCGGTTACCATTATTCAGATTCCTTAGTGGCGGGCTTTAGTCATTTGCATCTATCAGGAACCGGAATTGGCGACCTGGCCGATATTTTATTTATGCCGGTAAATAAAAAGATTGATCTTACAAAAAAGGTGGAAGCGAGAAAAGATATTCCATACCTCTCAAAATATTCTCATATAGACGAATCGGCCAGCCCGGGTTATTACCAACTCTACCTGGAAGATTTTAATATTAATGTAGAGCTTAGTTCAACCAATAGAACGGCTTATCACAAATATACATTTGGACAGGGCGAAGAGAAATCGGTTGTAATAGACCTTGGATTTGCTATAAACTGGGATGAACCTACAGAAACTTCTATTAAATTAGAAGATGAAAATACGATTACAGGTTACCGTCACAGTACCGGTTGGGCAAATAATCAAAAAGTATTTTTTGTAGCTAAATTCTCAAAACCAATCGTTAAATCTGAATTATTCTCAGGAGGAGAAGCTGTTTCAACCTCTGAAGTAAGCAATAAGAAAACTTCAGCGCAGCTTTATTTTGATAAGGAAAGCAAGCAGCTTCAGGTAGCAGTGTCACTTTCTTCGGTAAGTCTGGCAAACGCCAAACAGAACCTGGATAGCGATGCCAATTTCAATTTTGATGAAATTAAGAAGGAATCTAGCAAAACCTGGGAAATGGCATTGTCTGATATAGTTGTGGAATCTCCTACAGATTCTTTGAAAACCATTTTCTATTCAGCACTTTATCATACAAAATTAGCGCCGGTTACATTCAGTGATAAGAACGGAGAATTTCGATTACAAAATGATAGCATCGCAAAAACTGATGGCACGGCATATTCAACTTTATCGCTTTGGGACACCTTTAGAGCACAGAATCCTCTGTTAACAATAACTAACCCTGGAATAACTTCAGACATTATAAATAGTATGTTAGCCTATTACGATGAAAGTGGCAGCTTGCCGGTATGGACGCTTTATGGGAATGAAACCAATACTATGACCGGCTACCATTCGGTTCCTGTAATTGTGGAAGCCTATTTTAAAGGAATTGAAGGTTTTGATGTTGAAAAAGCTTATGAAGCTCTGAAAACTACCATGATGCAAGACCAGCGAAGTTTAAAAGAGTTAAAAGAGTACGGATACATTCCTTATAATTTAGGGAACGAATCAGTGACCAAAACTTTGGAATATGCTTATAACGATTGGTGTGTGGCGCAGATGGCGAAAGCTTTGGGAAAAGAGGAAGATTATGACTATTTCTCAGAAAGAGCTAAAGCCTATAAAGAACTTTTTGATCCTGAAACCGGGTTTATGAGAGGGAAATCTTCGGAAGGAAAATGGAATACACCATTTGATCCCAAACATTCACAGCATAGAGTAAATACAGATTATACTGAAGGTAATGCCTGGCAACATAGTTGGTTCGTACTGCATGAGCCTCAGGGTTTAATCGAGCTTCATGGAGGAGCGGAGCCTTTTACTAAGAAATTGGAGCAATTATTTAATGAAAGTTCAGAGATTACCGGAGATCATACTTCGGCAGATATTTCAGGTTTAATTGGGCAATATGCCCACGGGAATGAGCCCAGCCACCATATCGCATATTTATTTAATAAAGCCGGGCAACCTTGGCGAACACAATATTGGGTACGTGAGATACTAAAAACTCAATACAGTACTAAGCCAGATGGTTTGAGTGGTAATGAAGATGCCGGTCAAATGTCTGCCTGGTATGTGTTTAGTTCTATGGGATTATATCCTTTTAATCCAGCTTCAGCTGAATACGAAATTGGCAGCCCTATATTCGAGACTTCTACTATTAACTTAGAAAATGGGAAGAGTTTTAAAATTGTGGCTAAGAATGTTTCCGAAGAAAATATCTATATCCAGTCCGCAACTTTAAATGGTAAAAATTTCAATCGAACTACTATTTCCCATAAAGAACTTTTAGCGGGTGGAGAGTTAGTATTTGAGATGGGCAGTGCGCCTAATAAAAACTGGGGTGTAAACGTAAATGAAAATTAA
- a CDS encoding sensor histidine kinase has protein sequence MHHIIFWSVYFIFNALRWGSYYGDYLYSLKANLLGFPIHMALCYFTIYLLIPKFIYTRKFFWFISILILSIFLMVFLKFELTYLLISNNVWPEGPEETSTFSFNYVLVMMLGELYVISFVTAIKITIDWMSENKRAAKLEKTQLETELRFLRSQISPHFFFNTLNNIYSLSLSKSNKTPETILKLSELMRYLLYETKPNLQCLEKEIKCIKNYLDLERIRYGEKLSIQLKIEGSTENKKLPPMLLIPFIENAFKHGANRSTKEVVIKIELIIKNDILYFRTCNSLPDEEEIKTYHSQNIEKQPGGIGILNVKKRLNLGYNREDYDLKITKKETEFLVDLKLKLK, from the coding sequence TTGCATCATATAATTTTCTGGTCTGTCTATTTTATTTTTAATGCACTTAGATGGGGAAGTTATTATGGCGATTATCTCTATTCGCTTAAAGCAAACTTGTTGGGTTTCCCTATTCACATGGCGCTATGCTATTTCACTATTTACCTGCTTATTCCTAAGTTTATTTATACCAGAAAGTTCTTTTGGTTTATCTCGATTTTAATATTATCTATTTTTTTAATGGTGTTTCTCAAATTTGAACTCACCTATCTTCTTATAAGCAATAATGTTTGGCCCGAGGGCCCCGAAGAAACATCTACTTTCAGTTTTAATTATGTGCTGGTTATGATGCTGGGCGAGTTGTATGTAATTTCTTTTGTTACCGCAATAAAGATCACCATAGACTGGATGAGTGAAAATAAAAGAGCGGCTAAACTTGAGAAAACTCAGCTAGAAACCGAATTAAGGTTTTTACGATCACAAATCTCACCACATTTCTTTTTCAATACTTTAAATAATATTTATTCGCTTAGTCTTAGCAAATCGAATAAAACTCCTGAAACGATTTTAAAACTTTCAGAATTAATGCGGTATTTACTTTATGAGACAAAACCGAATCTTCAATGTTTAGAAAAAGAAATTAAATGCATTAAAAATTACCTGGACCTTGAAAGAATCAGGTATGGCGAGAAGTTAAGTATACAGCTAAAAATTGAAGGAAGCACAGAAAACAAGAAGTTACCGCCAATGCTCCTTATTCCATTTATTGAAAATGCTTTTAAGCACGGAGCGAACAGAAGTACTAAAGAAGTTGTTATCAAAATAGAACTGATCATTAAAAATGATATTTTGTACTTTAGAACCTGCAACAGCCTTCCAGATGAAGAAGAAATTAAAACCTATCATTCTCAAAATATTGAAAAACAACCGGGAGGTATCGGGATCTTAAATGTAAAAAAACGTCTCAATCTTGGGTATAATAGAGAAGATTACGACCTAAAAATTACTAAAAAAGAAACCGAGTTTTTGGTTGACCTAAAGTTAAAATTGAAATGA
- a CDS encoding LytR/AlgR family response regulator transcription factor has protein sequence MMLKCVIIDDEPLAVDVIKNYISQIKGLEIMASFNSALDSLEFLQENEVDLMFLDINMPVLDGYSFLKSLSNKPQVIITTAHEEYAVKGYELEILDYLVKPIPFPRFLKAVNKAIKNCEENKAENDSWKNKHLFLKINKKKMKKVYLNDILLVESLKDYIKVITPNKNYIIHQTLSSFTESLPSNRFIRIHRSYTVSLDKIEALEGNSLEINGKRYVIGRSYLSQVKDIILED, from the coding sequence ATGATGCTGAAATGTGTAATTATAGATGATGAGCCTTTAGCGGTAGATGTAATTAAAAACTATATCTCCCAAATAAAAGGCCTGGAAATAATGGCAAGCTTTAATAGCGCTTTAGACAGCCTGGAATTTTTGCAGGAAAATGAAGTAGATCTTATGTTTTTAGACATAAACATGCCTGTTTTAGACGGTTACAGTTTCCTAAAAAGTTTAAGCAATAAACCCCAGGTAATTATTACCACGGCGCACGAAGAATATGCCGTTAAAGGCTATGAACTTGAAATCCTGGATTATCTTGTAAAACCCATACCGTTTCCCCGGTTTTTAAAAGCAGTAAATAAGGCGATAAAGAATTGCGAAGAAAACAAAGCCGAAAACGATTCCTGGAAAAACAAACATCTTTTTTTAAAAATCAATAAGAAAAAGATGAAAAAGGTTTACCTAAATGACATTCTGTTGGTAGAAAGTCTAAAAGATTATATCAAAGTTATTACGCCTAACAAGAATTATATTATTCATCAAACCTTAAGCAGTTTTACCGAAAGTTTGCCTTCAAATAGGTTTATTAGGATACATAGATCTTATACGGTTTCTCTCGATAAGATTGAAGCTTTAGAAGGCAATAGCCTAGAGATTAATGGCAAAAGATATGTTATTGGCCGAAGCTATTTATCGCAGGTTAAGGATATTATTCTGGAAGATTAA